Proteins encoded in a region of the Prochlorococcus marinus XMU1408 genome:
- a CDS encoding tetratricopeptide repeat protein, translating to MEINLPQTYLIGLCLLLLVIAILVGRQLYKVRTDELKLIKLEKEDSNTKEDSAKMYELASVQLKKRLYPQATSTLKQALKKLNGEPEEAKALIENALGFALAAQNDFKSAVIHYKKALAAKSEYPVALNNLGFAYQRLLNENEAYKNYQKVLKIDPKNKTAISQIKRLERIIGKGKDQLLERKGF from the coding sequence ATGGAGATCAATCTTCCTCAAACTTATTTAATTGGACTATGTTTACTTTTATTAGTCATTGCTATTTTAGTAGGAAGACAACTTTATAAAGTCAGAACAGACGAACTCAAGCTCATAAAATTAGAGAAAGAAGATTCAAATACAAAAGAAGATTCAGCAAAAATGTATGAATTAGCATCTGTTCAATTGAAGAAAAGGCTATATCCCCAAGCAACATCAACTTTAAAACAAGCATTAAAAAAACTTAATGGTGAGCCAGAAGAAGCAAAAGCTCTAATAGAAAATGCATTAGGGTTCGCACTGGCTGCACAAAATGACTTTAAATCCGCAGTAATTCATTACAAAAAAGCATTGGCAGCAAAGTCTGAATATCCTGTAGCACTAAATAATCTTGGATTCGCTTATCAACGCTTACTGAACGAAAATGAAGCCTATAAAAATTATCAAAAGGTTTTAAAAATAGATCCTAAAAATAAAACTGCAATCTCACAAATTAAAAGGCTTGAACGTATAATAGGAAAAGGCAAAGATCAATTATTAGAAAGAAAAGGCTTCTAG
- a CDS encoding high light inducible protein, whose amino-acid sequence MAVTKESQGRLNVFADEPKIEILTKESSGNKGSWLFTLAGVILVIGLIAYSLTIK is encoded by the coding sequence ATGGCAGTCACTAAAGAAAGTCAAGGCAGGCTTAATGTTTTTGCTGATGAGCCAAAAATTGAAATACTTACAAAAGAAAGCAGTGGCAACAAAGGTTCTTGGCTTTTTACCCTTGCTGGAGTTATCCTTGTAATTGGGCTTATTGCATATTCATTAACAATCAAGTGA
- a CDS encoding glycosyltransferase family 4 protein produces MKIAFFTETFLPKVDGIVTRLTKTIQNLVQLGDEVTVFCPEGCPSSYMGAKVVGVPAMPLPLYPELKLGLPGPGVSDELENFKPDLIHVVNPAVLGLGGIWLAKTNNIPLVASYHTHLPKYLEHYGMGMLEPLLWELLKAAHNQATLNLCTSTAMVQELSEKGIQNTALWQRGVDTDIFKPELRDAQMRSRLLGNFSDEGSLLIYVGRLSAEKQIERIKPVLEALPTTRLALVGDGPYRQQLEKIFQGTSTTFVGYLSGNELASAYASGDAFLFPSSTETLGLVLLEAMAAGCPVVGANKGGIPDIISDGANGCLYNPDGENDGAISLIEATKKLLGNEVERTVMRKAARKEAERWGWAGATKQLRTYYQDVLEKNQSNIAA; encoded by the coding sequence GTGAAAATAGCTTTTTTTACAGAAACTTTCCTACCCAAAGTGGACGGAATAGTAACGCGTTTAACCAAAACAATTCAAAATCTAGTTCAATTAGGTGATGAAGTTACTGTTTTTTGTCCAGAAGGCTGTCCATCAAGCTACATGGGTGCAAAGGTTGTCGGTGTGCCAGCAATGCCCTTACCTTTATATCCAGAGTTAAAATTAGGACTTCCTGGCCCTGGTGTATCAGATGAATTAGAGAACTTTAAACCAGACCTAATTCATGTAGTTAATCCTGCAGTACTTGGGTTGGGTGGAATTTGGCTAGCAAAAACAAACAATATTCCACTAGTAGCGAGTTACCACACTCACTTACCTAAATATTTAGAACACTATGGAATGGGGATGTTAGAGCCACTTTTATGGGAATTATTAAAAGCTGCTCATAATCAAGCAACTCTAAATCTCTGTACTTCAACTGCAATGGTGCAAGAACTCTCGGAGAAAGGCATTCAAAATACCGCTCTATGGCAAAGAGGAGTTGATACAGATATTTTCAAACCTGAATTAAGAGATGCACAAATGAGAAGTCGCCTATTAGGAAACTTTAGTGATGAAGGTTCTTTGTTGATTTACGTAGGAAGACTTTCAGCTGAAAAACAAATAGAAAGAATAAAACCTGTTCTTGAAGCATTGCCTACCACTCGACTAGCACTTGTTGGAGATGGTCCATACAGACAACAATTAGAAAAGATTTTTCAAGGGACCTCTACTACCTTTGTGGGATATTTAAGTGGAAATGAGTTAGCAAGTGCTTATGCCTCTGGTGATGCATTCTTGTTTCCATCAAGTACAGAGACATTGGGATTAGTACTTTTAGAAGCAATGGCTGCTGGATGTCCAGTTGTAGGAGCAAATAAAGGTGGAATACCAGATATCATCTCTGATGGCGCAAATGGATGTCTTTATAATCCAGATGGAGAAAATGATGGAGCAATAAGTTTAATTGAGGCTACAAAAAAATTATTAGGTAATGAAGTAGAGCGAACAGTAATGAGAAAAGCAGCTCGCAAAGAAGCTGAAAGGTGGGGATGGGCAGGAGCTACAAAACAGTTAAGAACTTATTACCAAGACGTGCTTGAAAAAAACCAATCAAATATTGCTGCTTAA
- the gcvP gene encoding aminomethyl-transferring glycine dehydrogenase, protein MTYAELKDFTFKSRHIGPSSEDEAFMLQYLGFKNSEEFISAVIPDEIFDSKHQVFSIPDGCDQNHALKEINTISKKNVEYRSLIGLGYFSTVIPPVVQRNVLENPNWYTAYTPYQAEISQGRLEALFNFQTLISELTGLQISNASLLDEATAAAEAISLSFAVRKNKNARKFLIDKETLPQTFDVLKTRCEPLEIELEIFNNNNFQIDNNVFGIFLQLPGKNGRIWDPTSIINQAHNFDALVTVAIDPLAQVLIKPMGEFGADIVVGSAQRLGVPISCGGPHAAFFATKEIYKRQIPGRIVGRSVDVEGNPALRLALQTREQHIRRDKATSNICTAQVLLAVLSSFYAVHHGPDGLTSIAKKIVKYRACFESILSNLEYPIDSYSRFDSIDIYCKEAAHIIQLASDEGYNLRVLPIGSDIINSRGFGVTFDELTCDEEIYKLYQILAEIKGKKVQDISTFFDHNVSLSQIPLRDKPWLQQSVFNTYQSETELMRYIHHLVSKDFSLVHGMIPLGSCTMKLNAAAELLPIEWNEFSSIHPFAPKNQLAGFEEIINDLESWLSSLTGFEGVSLQPNAGSQGEFAGLLVIRSWHMSRGEGHRNICLIPTSAHGTNPASAVMSGFKVVSVKCDDYGNVDLDDLRNKSKTHSTNLAALMVTYPSTHGVFEPNIREICQVIHQEGGQVYLDGANLNAQVGICRPGSYGIDVCHLNLHKTFSIPHGGGGPGVGPIAVASHLTPYLPGHSIVNCGGKNAISAVSAAPFGSAGILPISWMYIRMMGSDGLRKASSIAILSANYLAKRLDPYYPVLFKDPNGLVAHECILDLRPLKTQLGIEVEDVAKRLMDYGFHAPTISWPVAGTLMVEPTESESLSELDRFCNAMIGIREEIEQIKSGKIDPINNPLKQSPHTLKTITSDDWDRPYSRKDAAYPLPNQEKYKFWPSVSRINNAYGDRNLICSCPSVEDLEEINSL, encoded by the coding sequence ATGACATACGCAGAATTAAAAGATTTCACTTTTAAATCTCGCCACATAGGTCCAAGCAGTGAAGATGAAGCATTTATGCTTCAATATCTTGGTTTTAAAAACTCAGAAGAATTTATATCTGCTGTTATCCCAGATGAGATATTTGATTCAAAACATCAAGTCTTCTCAATTCCTGATGGGTGTGATCAAAATCATGCCTTAAAAGAAATAAATACAATTTCAAAGAAAAATGTTGAATATCGTTCGCTAATTGGACTTGGTTATTTCTCTACAGTTATTCCACCTGTTGTGCAAAGAAATGTCTTGGAAAACCCTAATTGGTATACTGCGTATACTCCATATCAGGCAGAAATATCTCAAGGTAGATTAGAAGCTTTATTTAACTTTCAGACTTTAATAAGTGAATTAACAGGATTACAAATATCAAATGCATCTTTACTTGATGAAGCCACTGCAGCAGCCGAGGCAATAAGTTTGAGTTTTGCTGTTAGAAAAAATAAAAATGCTAGAAAATTTTTAATAGATAAAGAAACATTACCTCAAACATTTGATGTATTAAAGACCAGATGTGAACCTTTAGAAATTGAACTTGAGATATTTAATAACAATAATTTTCAAATTGACAATAATGTTTTTGGAATTTTTCTGCAATTACCGGGAAAAAATGGTCGTATTTGGGATCCAACTTCAATAATTAATCAAGCACATAATTTTGATGCTCTTGTAACTGTTGCAATAGATCCTTTGGCTCAAGTTTTAATTAAACCTATGGGAGAATTTGGGGCTGATATTGTAGTTGGAAGTGCCCAAAGACTTGGTGTTCCTATCTCTTGTGGTGGACCACATGCTGCTTTTTTTGCAACTAAAGAAATATACAAAAGGCAAATACCAGGAAGAATAGTAGGACGCTCAGTTGATGTAGAAGGTAATCCCGCATTAAGACTTGCTCTTCAAACAAGAGAACAACATATTAGAAGAGATAAGGCAACTAGTAATATTTGTACTGCACAAGTTTTATTAGCCGTTCTCTCTTCTTTTTATGCAGTACATCATGGCCCAGATGGTCTTACATCAATTGCAAAAAAGATTGTTAAATATAGAGCATGTTTTGAGTCTATTTTAAGTAATTTAGAATATCCGATTGATTCATATTCAAGATTTGATAGTATTGATATTTATTGTAAGGAAGCTGCTCACATTATTCAATTAGCTTCTGATGAAGGATATAACTTAAGAGTATTACCTATTGGATCAGATATTATAAATTCGAGAGGTTTTGGGGTGACTTTTGATGAATTAACTTGTGATGAGGAAATATATAAACTATATCAAATTTTGGCTGAGATTAAAGGAAAAAAAGTTCAAGATATTTCTACTTTTTTCGATCACAATGTATCACTAAGTCAAATTCCACTTAGAGATAAGCCTTGGCTTCAGCAATCAGTATTCAATACATATCAAAGTGAGACTGAATTAATGAGATATATACATCATTTAGTCTCGAAAGATTTTTCTTTAGTTCATGGGATGATTCCTCTTGGGAGTTGCACAATGAAATTGAATGCTGCAGCTGAACTTTTACCTATTGAGTGGAACGAGTTTTCTTCTATTCATCCTTTTGCTCCTAAAAATCAATTAGCTGGATTTGAAGAAATTATTAATGATCTTGAGAGTTGGCTATCTTCTTTAACTGGTTTTGAAGGAGTTTCTCTTCAACCAAATGCCGGTTCTCAAGGTGAATTTGCTGGCTTACTTGTAATACGTTCATGGCATATGTCACGTGGAGAAGGGCATAGAAATATTTGTTTGATTCCTACAAGTGCTCATGGTACTAACCCCGCCAGTGCGGTTATGTCTGGATTTAAGGTGGTTTCTGTTAAATGTGATGATTATGGAAATGTTGATTTAGATGATTTAAGGAATAAATCAAAAACTCATTCAACTAATTTGGCTGCATTGATGGTTACATATCCTTCAACTCATGGGGTTTTTGAACCAAATATTCGCGAAATTTGCCAAGTAATCCATCAAGAGGGAGGTCAGGTTTATTTAGATGGTGCAAATTTGAATGCACAAGTAGGTATTTGCAGGCCTGGATCTTACGGTATTGATGTTTGCCATTTAAATTTACACAAAACTTTTTCAATTCCTCACGGAGGAGGGGGACCTGGAGTTGGTCCTATTGCTGTTGCTTCTCATTTAACTCCGTATCTACCTGGTCATTCAATTGTCAATTGTGGTGGTAAGAATGCTATTTCTGCTGTTTCAGCAGCTCCATTTGGAAGTGCTGGAATATTGCCAATTAGTTGGATGTATATTCGAATGATGGGTAGTGATGGATTACGCAAAGCTAGTTCGATAGCAATTCTTTCTGCTAATTATTTGGCAAAAAGACTTGATCCTTATTATCCAGTTTTATTTAAAGATCCTAATGGTCTAGTTGCGCATGAATGCATATTGGATTTGCGCCCTTTAAAGACTCAATTGGGCATTGAAGTTGAAGATGTTGCTAAGAGATTGATGGATTATGGATTTCATGCTCCAACAATCAGTTGGCCTGTCGCCGGAACCTTGATGGTTGAACCTACAGAGAGCGAGAGTTTATCTGAATTAGATCGTTTTTGTAATGCGATGATTGGCATAAGAGAAGAAATTGAGCAAATAAAATCAGGAAAAATTGATCCAATTAATAATCCTTTAAAACAATCGCCACATACTTTAAAAACAATTACTTCTGATGATTGGGATAGACCGTATTCTCGTAAAGATGCAGCTTATCCTTTACCCAATCAGGAAAAATATAAATTTTGGCCATCAGTTTCACGTATCAATAATGCTTATGGAGACAGGAATTTGATATGTAGTTGCCCTTCAGTTGAAGATTTAGAAGAAATTAATTCTCTGTGA
- a CDS encoding aminotransferase class I/II-fold pyridoxal phosphate-dependent enzyme produces the protein MNNAAKNFVDNIEKKLYLSIQEKTDSVTFKLEKVLKAFSEAHLGVQHFSSLTGYGHGDLGRDTIDKIFANVLEAEKAVARLQLVSGTHAIASSLFGVLRPGDELLSITGRPYESLEEVIGLRGNGQGSLIDFGISYEEISLQNDGTIDFSALEKALIIPRKLIFIQRSCGYTWRPSLSIEVIKKICYLCHKIQPECICFVDNCYGEFVENKEPTSVGADLIAGSLIKNLGGTISPTGGYIAGRASLVDKACCRLTAPGIGSEAGITFNLNRTILQGLFLAPQMVAEALIGADIIATAFRDLGFKVLPSAGSSRADLIQVVRIGDPEILQIICRSFQQKSPIGSFLDPIPAPMPGYENTLVMAGGTFIDGSTSEFSADAPMKPPFDLFIQGGSHRAHVKIALIHALSNLFQAGFIKLPQNS, from the coding sequence ATGAACAATGCAGCTAAAAATTTTGTTGATAATATAGAAAAAAAATTATATTTATCTATTCAAGAAAAGACCGATAGTGTAACTTTTAAATTGGAAAAAGTTTTAAAGGCTTTTTCTGAAGCTCATTTAGGAGTACAACATTTTTCATCTTTGACAGGATATGGTCATGGAGATTTAGGTAGAGATACAATTGACAAAATTTTTGCAAATGTTTTAGAAGCTGAGAAAGCAGTAGCTAGACTTCAGTTGGTTAGTGGAACCCATGCTATTGCATCATCTTTGTTTGGTGTTTTAAGGCCCGGAGATGAATTGTTATCTATTACTGGAAGACCTTATGAATCACTTGAAGAAGTCATTGGCCTAAGGGGTAATGGTCAGGGTTCATTAATTGATTTTGGTATCTCTTATGAAGAAATATCTTTACAGAATGATGGAACAATAGATTTTTCTGCTTTAGAAAAAGCTTTAATCATTCCTAGAAAATTAATTTTTATACAACGAAGTTGTGGTTATACATGGCGTCCATCTTTGAGTATTGAAGTTATTAAAAAGATTTGTTATTTATGCCATAAAATCCAACCTGAGTGTATTTGCTTTGTTGATAATTGCTATGGAGAATTTGTAGAGAATAAAGAACCTACTTCAGTAGGGGCTGATTTAATTGCAGGTTCTTTAATCAAAAATTTGGGTGGTACGATTTCTCCAACTGGTGGGTATATAGCTGGAAGAGCTAGTTTAGTTGATAAAGCATGTTGCAGATTGACTGCTCCAGGTATTGGATCTGAAGCAGGGATTACTTTTAATTTAAATAGGACTATTTTACAAGGACTTTTTCTGGCTCCTCAAATGGTTGCAGAGGCCCTAATAGGTGCCGACATTATTGCAACTGCTTTTCGCGATTTGGGCTTTAAGGTATTGCCATCTGCCGGTTCTTCGCGTGCTGATTTGATACAAGTAGTAAGAATTGGTGATCCGGAAATTTTGCAAATTATCTGTAGATCTTTTCAGCAAAAATCACCGATAGGATCTTTTCTTGATCCCATACCTGCTCCAATGCCAGGGTATGAAAATACATTAGTTATGGCTGGAGGTACGTTCATAGATGGTAGTACAAGTGAATTTTCAGCCGATGCTCCTATGAAACCTCCATTTGATCTTTTTATTCAAGGTGGATCACATCGGGCTCATGTCAAAATTGCTTTGATTCATGCATTATCCAATTTATTTCAGGCAGGATTTATAAAATTACCCCAGAATAGTTAA
- the gcvH gene encoding glycine cleavage system protein GcvH — protein MPFSFPDHFRFADSHEYAFADDALVRIGISAFAVDQLGDIVFVDLPEEGTSIAKGESFGSVESVKAVEDMYAPVSGEIVHRNNSVLASPEELQNDPHGEGWLLIIRPDNLEQLQELMDSATYSEKISA, from the coding sequence ATGCCTTTTTCCTTCCCAGATCATTTCCGTTTTGCGGATAGTCATGAATATGCTTTTGCTGATGATGCTTTAGTTCGAATTGGCATCAGTGCATTTGCCGTAGATCAGTTAGGAGATATTGTTTTTGTTGATCTTCCAGAAGAGGGAACATCAATAGCTAAAGGAGAGAGTTTTGGTTCAGTTGAATCCGTAAAGGCTGTTGAGGATATGTATGCTCCAGTTAGTGGAGAAATTGTTCATAGAAATAATTCAGTTCTGGCAAGTCCAGAGGAGCTTCAAAATGATCCTCATGGCGAAGGATGGTTATTAATAATTCGTCCCGATAATCTTGAACAATTGCAAGAACTTATGGATTCTGCAACTTATTCAGAGAAAATCTCTGCTTAA
- a CDS encoding thiazole synthase, which produces MKKDSELLKIGSKEFKSRLLVGTGKYSSIEVMQKSLINTKCEIVTVAIRRIQDQEKGHKGLLETIDWKNIWMLPNTAGCTNAEEAIRVARLGRELAKLAGQENNNFVKLEVIPDKKYLLPDPIGTLKAAEQLIKEGFTVLPYINSDPLIAKRLEEIGCATVMPLGSPIGSAQGIKNSSNIAMIIEEAKIPIIVDAGIGVPSEAAQALEMGADGVLINSAIALAKNPVLMARAFYKATEAGRDAYSSGRLQENTLAKASSPSDGVISNN; this is translated from the coding sequence ATGAAAAAAGACAGTGAATTACTAAAAATAGGAAGCAAAGAATTCAAAAGTCGACTTCTCGTTGGGACTGGTAAATACTCATCAATAGAAGTCATGCAAAAAAGTCTAATCAATACAAAATGTGAAATAGTTACTGTAGCAATTAGAAGAATTCAAGACCAAGAAAAAGGTCATAAAGGTTTACTTGAAACAATAGACTGGAAAAATATTTGGATGCTTCCAAATACTGCTGGTTGCACAAATGCAGAAGAAGCTATTCGAGTTGCAAGATTAGGAAGAGAGTTAGCCAAACTCGCTGGTCAAGAAAATAATAATTTTGTCAAATTAGAGGTTATTCCCGACAAAAAATATTTATTACCCGACCCTATTGGAACTTTAAAAGCAGCAGAGCAATTAATAAAAGAAGGTTTTACTGTTCTTCCTTACATTAATTCCGATCCATTAATTGCAAAAAGACTTGAAGAAATTGGATGCGCAACTGTTATGCCACTTGGTTCTCCCATTGGATCTGCTCAAGGCATAAAAAATTCTTCAAACATTGCCATGATTATCGAAGAAGCCAAAATCCCAATAATTGTTGACGCAGGTATCGGAGTTCCCAGTGAAGCAGCCCAAGCCTTGGAAATGGGTGCTGATGGGGTTCTAATAAATAGTGCTATTGCTTTAGCAAAAAATCCGGTCTTGATGGCTAGAGCCTTTTATAAAGCCACAGAGGCAGGAAGAGATGCTTATTCATCTGGAAGACTGCAAGAGAACACTCTTGCCAAAGCAAGTTCTCCGTCCGATGGAGTTATTTCAAATAATTAG
- the rplI gene encoding 50S ribosomal protein L9 → MAKRVQVVLNEDIKSLGKDGDLVEVAPGFARNFLLPNKKALPVTPNVLKQVEHRKAKQAEQEAAKKQEAIDFQTALTTIGRFTVKKQVGEDGVLFGTVTNGDVAEVVKEATKKEIDRRDISVPEIHGIGKYKVQIKLHSEVNAEINLEVTSY, encoded by the coding sequence ATGGCTAAGAGAGTACAAGTTGTTCTTAATGAAGACATCAAAAGTCTTGGTAAAGATGGCGACCTTGTTGAGGTCGCTCCTGGTTTTGCAAGAAACTTTTTATTACCCAACAAAAAAGCATTACCTGTTACTCCAAATGTTTTAAAACAAGTTGAACATCGAAAAGCTAAACAAGCCGAGCAAGAGGCAGCTAAAAAACAAGAAGCAATTGATTTCCAAACAGCTCTCACAACTATTGGAAGATTTACTGTCAAAAAACAAGTAGGAGAAGATGGAGTCTTATTTGGAACAGTTACAAACGGGGACGTAGCAGAAGTTGTAAAAGAAGCTACGAAAAAAGAAATAGATCGGAGAGATATATCTGTCCCTGAGATACATGGAATTGGCAAATATAAAGTACAGATAAAGCTTCATAGCGAAGTCAATGCTGAAATAAATCTTGAAGTCACAAGTTACTAA
- a CDS encoding NAD-dependent epimerase/dehydratase family protein: MKVFVLGGDGFCGWPCAVNLADKGHDVFIVDNLSRRKIDIDLEVESLTPISSIGERIKAWSEIGGKPIQFIHLDLASEYQKLLDLLLEEKPDSIVHFAEQRAAPYSMKSSATKRYTVDNNVNGTHNLLAAIVESQLDIHIVHLGTMGVYGYGSHRGATIPEGYLKVEVPQPDGSRFEEEILHPASPGSVYHMTKTLDQLLFLYYNKNDQIRITDLHQGIVWGTNTEVTSRDPRLTNRFDYDGDYGTVLNRFLMQAAIGYPLTVHGTGGQTRAFIHIRDSVKCVQLALENPPDKGERVKIFNQMTESHQVGELAKKVASLTGAKINYLPNPRNEAVENDLIVDNRCFIELGLDPTTLDNGLLAEVVDVAKKYSGRCDLKRIPCVSAWTSTQAKAINKT, from the coding sequence GTGAAAGTTTTCGTTCTTGGTGGTGATGGCTTCTGCGGATGGCCTTGTGCAGTAAATCTTGCTGACAAGGGTCACGATGTTTTCATCGTTGATAATCTAAGTCGTCGAAAAATTGATATAGATCTTGAAGTTGAGTCCTTAACTCCAATTTCAAGTATTGGCGAAAGGATTAAAGCTTGGTCTGAGATAGGTGGAAAACCTATTCAGTTTATTCATTTAGACCTTGCTTCAGAATATCAAAAGCTTTTGGATCTTTTATTAGAAGAAAAGCCAGATTCAATCGTGCATTTTGCTGAACAACGTGCCGCTCCATATTCTATGAAAAGCAGTGCAACGAAGAGATATACAGTTGATAACAATGTAAATGGTACTCATAACCTTCTTGCGGCAATAGTTGAATCACAATTAGATATTCACATTGTTCATTTAGGAACAATGGGTGTTTATGGCTATGGCTCCCACAGAGGAGCAACGATACCTGAAGGTTACTTAAAAGTAGAAGTACCTCAACCAGATGGGAGTCGTTTTGAAGAAGAGATTTTGCATCCGGCTAGTCCTGGCAGCGTTTATCACATGACAAAAACGCTTGATCAATTGCTTTTTCTTTACTACAACAAAAATGACCAAATTAGAATCACTGATCTTCATCAAGGAATTGTTTGGGGAACAAATACAGAAGTTACAAGCCGTGACCCAAGACTAACTAATCGCTTTGACTATGACGGTGATTATGGAACGGTATTAAACAGATTTCTAATGCAAGCTGCTATTGGATATCCATTAACTGTTCATGGCACCGGTGGACAAACTAGAGCATTTATTCATATCCGAGACTCAGTCAAATGTGTACAACTAGCGCTAGAAAACCCTCCTGATAAAGGTGAAAGAGTGAAAATTTTCAATCAAATGACAGAGAGTCATCAAGTTGGAGAATTAGCTAAGAAAGTAGCCTCTCTAACTGGAGCAAAAATTAATTATCTTCCAAACCCAAGGAACGAAGCTGTAGAAAATGATTTAATAGTCGATAATAGATGTTTTATTGAACTCGGATTAGATCCGACAACTCTAGATAATGGACTTTTAGCAGAGGTTGTAGATGTTGCCAAAAAATACTCTGGTAGATGTGATTTAAAACGAATACCCTGTGTATCAGCTTGGACATCAACCCAAGCAAAAGCAATAAATAAAACTTAA
- a CDS encoding acyl-CoA desaturase, with protein sequence MVSSLIEASAPLKKPVAADKAMAASKKLQGHVPRRVQLQRARKRWGTVIFMFAIHALTIFTLQAKFWSWLAFSGFLFLYWLTACLGVTTGYHRLLSHRSFQVPKWLERFFATCGALSCQHGPIDWVGLHRHHHTFSDTEADHHDSNKGFWWSHMGWMFEDVPAMKAVPRLSGDLIKDPYYRFLNKNFLLLQIPLGATLFLIGQYAGVGGWAMVLWGIPLRLVFVYHITWLVNSATHCWGTTAYESGDNSKNNKWVAALTFGEGWHNNHHAFPNSAKHGLQRNQIDITWQHIRFLKAIGLAKKIRLPIAS encoded by the coding sequence ATGGTTTCAAGTTTAATCGAGGCTTCGGCTCCATTAAAAAAACCAGTTGCTGCAGATAAAGCAATGGCTGCGTCGAAGAAACTTCAGGGACATGTACCAAGAAGGGTTCAACTCCAAAGAGCTAGAAAAAGATGGGGAACAGTTATATTTATGTTCGCAATACATGCTTTAACAATATTTACCTTACAAGCTAAATTTTGGAGTTGGCTTGCATTTTCTGGATTTCTTTTCTTGTACTGGTTAACTGCATGCTTAGGTGTCACGACTGGATATCATCGCCTTCTTTCTCACCGTTCTTTTCAGGTTCCAAAATGGCTTGAAAGATTTTTTGCAACTTGTGGAGCTTTAAGTTGCCAACATGGGCCAATTGATTGGGTTGGTCTTCATAGGCATCATCATACTTTTTCTGATACCGAAGCTGATCATCATGACAGCAATAAAGGATTTTGGTGGAGCCACATGGGGTGGATGTTTGAAGATGTACCCGCTATGAAAGCAGTACCAAGACTGTCTGGAGATTTGATTAAAGATCCTTATTATCGTTTTTTAAATAAAAATTTCTTACTTCTACAAATCCCATTAGGCGCAACACTATTTTTAATTGGTCAATACGCTGGTGTTGGAGGATGGGCTATGGTTCTATGGGGAATTCCTTTACGACTAGTTTTTGTTTATCACATCACTTGGCTCGTAAATTCAGCAACGCACTGTTGGGGTACTACCGCATATGAAAGTGGAGACAATTCAAAAAATAACAAATGGGTAGCAGCACTAACATTTGGAGAGGGGTGGCACAATAATCATCATGCTTTCCCTAACTCAGCCAAGCATGGTCTTCAAAGAAACCAAATAGATATAACTTGGCAACACATACGTTTTTTAAAAGCAATTGGGTTAGCAAAAAAAATTAGACTCCCTATCGCATCGTAA
- the rplT gene encoding 50S ribosomal protein L20, with protein sequence MARVKRGNVARKRRNKILRLAKGFRGGNGTLFRTANQRVMKALCNAYRDRRRRKRDFRRLWIARINAAARLNGLSYSKLIGGLKKADIRINRKMLAQLAVTDPKTFTNISINAKG encoded by the coding sequence ATGGCACGCGTCAAAAGAGGCAATGTTGCTCGAAAACGTAGAAACAAAATCCTTCGTCTAGCTAAAGGCTTTAGAGGGGGCAATGGAACTCTGTTTAGAACTGCTAATCAAAGAGTAATGAAGGCTCTTTGTAATGCTTATAGAGATAGAAGAAGAAGAAAGCGTGATTTTAGAAGACTTTGGATAGCAAGAATAAATGCAGCAGCTAGGTTAAATGGATTGAGCTACAGCAAACTGATTGGTGGCTTAAAAAAAGCTGACATTAGAATCAATAGAAAAATGTTGGCTCAGCTAGCAGTTACAGATCCAAAAACTTTCACAAATATTTCAATTAATGCAAAAGGTTAA